The bacterium genome includes a region encoding these proteins:
- a CDS encoding phosphomannose isomerase type II C-terminal cupin domain has translation MGKAEKEVRPWGGFEVLHGEAGFKVKRIEVTPGERISLQLHRHRSEHWFVVLGEGLATVGNQETAISPGASLDIGRNVRHRIENTGQCPLV, from the coding sequence ATGGGTAAGGCCGAGAAAGAAGTCCGCCCGTGGGGGGGGTTCGAGGTGCTGCATGGGGAGGCCGGATTCAAGGTCAAGCGCATTGAGGTTACCCCCGGCGAACGCATAAGCCTTCAACTGCACCGCCATAGATCGGAGCACTGGTTCGTAGTTTTGGGCGAGGGTTTGGCCACCGTGGGTAATCAGGAAACAGCCATCAGCCCCGGCGCCTCACTCGATATAGGCCGCAACGTGAGGCACCGGATCGAAAACACCGGCCAGTGTCCTCTTGTTT
- a CDS encoding radical SAM protein, translating to MTNRPQKIVLVEPAAEFNAYQFVRIPLIGLLYVATTLKRAGHDVTVLSEATKPVLSRKNGRLAPELISADVVGVSTMTPTADRAYEIARAVKKASPNTKIILGGIHSSLLPDEAAEHADVVLTGEGENAVLDAVRPDFDGHIVRGGLIEDLDTLPFPDYELEPDLRKSLKYATISASRGCPYDCSFCCVTKVYGRKVRFRSVESVTEEIELRYKQGYRNLFFGDDNFAANRQWTKRLLTEISRRQLNVSWVAQSRAEIATDPELLDLISATNCRELFIGFEAVTQDSLDRYNKQLRVEEVIESVRRLNEHKISICGMFIIGADSDNIKTTKETLRFCKTMRLRYAQFSILAPFPGTRVASDLTSEGRIFDHDFRHYDGAHVVFRPANFSPLKLQRDVLKLWRDFYSLANGIKGLAARYFLNRWRKANKGYLAQLRSYTASLKGRGVDTELRAP from the coding sequence GTGACGAACCGCCCGCAAAAGATAGTCCTTGTTGAGCCAGCGGCGGAGTTCAATGCTTATCAGTTTGTTCGTATCCCTTTGATCGGTCTGCTTTACGTTGCGACGACGCTAAAGCGAGCAGGCCACGACGTAACAGTCCTATCGGAGGCCACAAAGCCCGTTCTCTCTCGTAAAAATGGGAGACTGGCGCCCGAGCTCATATCAGCCGATGTGGTCGGGGTGTCAACCATGACTCCTACAGCTGACCGTGCTTATGAGATAGCTCGCGCTGTAAAGAAGGCAAGCCCAAATACAAAGATTATACTCGGCGGCATTCATTCCTCACTACTGCCTGACGAGGCGGCTGAGCACGCGGATGTGGTCCTGACGGGAGAGGGGGAGAACGCTGTCCTTGATGCTGTGCGCCCTGACTTCGATGGGCACATAGTCAGAGGGGGATTGATTGAAGACCTCGATACACTGCCGTTTCCCGATTACGAGCTAGAGCCGGACCTACGAAAATCGCTCAAGTATGCGACGATATCCGCGTCGCGAGGGTGTCCTTATGACTGTAGTTTCTGCTGCGTAACCAAGGTGTATGGTAGAAAAGTTAGGTTTAGGTCAGTTGAATCAGTCACGGAAGAGATAGAGCTGAGATACAAACAGGGCTACAGGAACCTCTTCTTCGGCGACGATAATTTCGCTGCCAACAGACAATGGACCAAAAGGCTTCTGACGGAAATATCCCGCAGGCAACTAAATGTGTCCTGGGTGGCACAGTCGCGCGCGGAGATCGCAACGGACCCAGAACTGCTTGACCTCATCTCAGCGACCAATTGCAGGGAGCTGTTCATCGGGTTTGAGGCGGTAACGCAGGACTCGCTGGACAGATACAACAAGCAATTGAGGGTGGAGGAGGTCATCGAATCGGTGAGGCGGCTCAACGAGCACAAGATAAGCATCTGCGGGATGTTCATAATCGGCGCGGACAGCGACAACATCAAGACAACAAAGGAGACATTGCGGTTCTGTAAAACAATGCGCCTGCGCTACGCACAGTTCTCGATTCTGGCGCCGTTCCCGGGGACGCGGGTAGCCAGCGACCTCACGAGCGAGGGCCGGATATTCGATCACGACTTCAGACACTACGACGGCGCACACGTTGTGTTCCGACCGGCCAACTTCTCTCCGCTCAAGTTGCAGCGGGACGTGCTAAAGCTCTGGCGCGACTTCTATTCTCTTGCCAACGGAATTAAGGGGCTTGCCGCAAGGTATTTCCTGAACAGATGGAGAAAGGCTAACAAAGGGTATCTTGCCCAGCTGAGGTCATATACTGCCTCGCTTAAAGGACGCGGTGTCGATACGGAACTCAGGGCGCCCTGA